CGCTGCGCGCTGCCGCGAGCGAGCCGGGCTCTTGTAGAAATCGAGCGCCACCCCTAGCCACGGCTTATTGTCCGGCGGCCAGTCAATGGCGACTCCGAGTGAGAGCAGGCCATCACCGTCTTTGTGGGCTGCGACTGCCATCCAATACGCCCAATAACGCTGGATGGTAGTGTCGCCAGAGTCGCCCCAAGCGTGCAGTCCAGCCCGCTCGGCTGCGCTGCTGAGGCCTGCCTGTGCAGGTCCCACCAACAACGCCCTTGCCTGAGCCTGTGCCTTGTAAATGACCTTTTTTACCCGGGACCATTCGGCGAAGGTCACCCCCTCGGGCGACATGCCAACGTAGGCCGCCAAGGTGTCCATATCCGCAGCATTCCGAAGATAGAAGGCGAGACTAGGACCGATTGTGTCACTCATGGGGAGTCGTGATGGGAGAAGGCGGAGAGATGATACGTGCGCGGCGGAGGTAGCTCAGGAGGATGGCCTTTGCCGCTCGTGACTTCGGTGCTGAACTCAGTCCATAGAAGTTCCGGAGAATGGCGGCCAGGTAGAGACGGAGAAATGCCGCGCCATCTCCGGGAGAGCCAGCCAGAAAAGAGAGCAGCGCGGCGACGTCTTGCCACTCTACGCTGGTCCAACCAGGGGCTTCGTGTTCCCCCTCGATCGTGAGCAAAACCTTCACGACTGCGTCGGGTGGTAGTCGCAGTTCGTGGGCCCGCCTCTGGCACGCAGCCTCGTACCGCTCAAGCTGTCCTGGCGTTATGATGTGACCAACCTTCACCTCCATGACGACCATGAGCTGCGGAGCAGAAGCTGGAACTTCAATCCAGATGTCTGTGCGTCCTCTCTGGCCGTCGAGCTCGCTGACAAGCTCGCGCTCTGGTTCAGTCAGAGCCTGAGCCAAGAAAGGAAGGACGCTCTCGATCGCAGGTGCAGCACTGGCCGATTTAGAAGCAATGTGCTGCAAGATGGCCCGCAGCGGTCCCTGCCCGAGCGCATGGGGCTCCGAGGGGGAGAGCAGATATGCCAAGGCCTGGCTATAGGAGCGCTCATCTAGAATGCGACCAATCGGGGAGAGCAGGTCGATGCTGGCCTCCAACGGAACCATGAGCCCCTGGGCACGCGCCTCAGCCGTGGCCTCATCCAAGCGGCTGTCCAACCATCGAAATGCTGCGGCTGCAATGCGCGGCAGTTCCCCCTCAAGCCAGCCCACCTCCTTCAGCTCAAGAGAGCGCTCGCGTTGAGCTTTGGTGCGTGCATTTTGGGTATCTCTCATCGCCTCTTCCAGGAGAACAGCCTCAATTCCGGGCAGCAGACGGCGTACGAGTTCGCTCTTATTGCTCACGGTTGAATCATCCCTCTGCGCGCGAAGTCTCG
This DNA window, taken from Corallococcus coralloides DSM 2259, encodes the following:
- a CDS encoding PD-(D/E)XK nuclease family protein; this translates as MSNKSELVRRLLPGIEAVLLEEAMRDTQNARTKAQRERSLELKEVGWLEGELPRIAAAAFRWLDSRLDEATAEARAQGLMVPLEASIDLLSPIGRILDERSYSQALAYLLSPSEPHALGQGPLRAILQHIASKSASAAPAIESVLPFLAQALTEPERELVSELDGQRGRTDIWIEVPASAPQLMVVMEVKVGHIITPGQLERYEAACQRRAHELRLPPDAVVKVLLTIEGEHEAPGWTSVEWQDVAALLSFLAGSPGDGAAFLRLYLAAILRNFYGLSSAPKSRAAKAILLSYLRRARIISPPSPITTPHE